Proteins encoded within one genomic window of Formosa agariphila KMM 3901:
- the rpe gene encoding ribulose-phosphate 3-epimerase — translation MSSKLIAPSILAADFGNLQRDVEMVNNSEADWFHIDIMDGVFVPNISYGMPVLEAITKHATKTIDVHLMIVDPDRYIKTFAEIGSDILTVHYEACTHLHRTLQAIKAEGMKAGVALNPHTNVNVLEDIINDIDVVLIMSVNPGFGGQSFIENTYNKVKKLKELINKKGASTRIEIDGGVTDKNAKALIDCGADVLVAGSYVFKSTNQLKTISDIKRSINS, via the coding sequence ATGAGTTCTAAATTAATAGCACCATCTATTTTGGCTGCCGATTTTGGTAACCTGCAGCGAGATGTTGAAATGGTTAATAATAGCGAAGCCGATTGGTTCCATATCGATATCATGGATGGCGTTTTTGTTCCTAACATATCTTATGGGATGCCTGTTTTGGAAGCAATTACTAAACATGCTACTAAAACTATAGATGTACATTTAATGATTGTAGACCCTGACAGATACATTAAGACGTTCGCAGAAATTGGAAGTGATATACTTACCGTGCATTATGAAGCATGTACTCATTTACATAGAACACTTCAAGCTATAAAAGCCGAAGGTATGAAAGCGGGAGTTGCATTAAACCCACACACTAATGTTAACGTACTTGAAGATATTATTAATGATATCGATGTGGTTTTAATTATGAGTGTTAACCCTGGTTTTGGTGGTCAGAGTTTTATAGAAAACACCTATAATAAAGTCAAGAAATTAAAAGAATTAATTAACAAAAAAGGTGCATCTACTCGTATTGAAATTGACGGAGGCGTTACAGATAAGAATGCAAAAGCATTAATTGATTGTGGAGCAGATGTTTTAGTTGCAGGAAGTTATGTATTCAAGAGCACTAATCAACTAAAAACAATATCCGATATAAAGAGAAGTATTAATTCTTAA
- a CDS encoding sigma-70 family RNA polymerase sigma factor yields MRQLKITKQVTNRETASLDKYLQEIGKVDLITADEEVELAQRIKAGDQIALEKLTKANLRFVVSVAKQYQNQGLTLPDLINEGNLGLIKAAQRFDETRGFKFISYAVWWIRQSILQALAEQSRIVRLPLNKIGSINKINKTFAFLEQAHERPPSPEEIAKELDMTINDVKESMKNSGRHVSMDAPLVEGEDSNLYDVLNSGESPNPDRELLHESLRTEIERALETLTPREADVIRLYFGLGNQHPMTLEEIGETFDLTRERVRQIKEKAIRRLKHTSRSKILKTYLG; encoded by the coding sequence ATGAGACAACTTAAAATTACGAAGCAGGTTACAAACAGAGAAACAGCTTCGCTAGATAAATATCTTCAAGAAATTGGAAAAGTTGACTTAATTACCGCAGACGAAGAAGTAGAATTAGCGCAACGTATTAAGGCTGGTGATCAAATCGCTTTAGAAAAATTAACAAAAGCTAATTTACGTTTTGTGGTTTCGGTAGCAAAGCAATATCAAAATCAAGGTTTAACTTTACCCGACTTAATTAACGAGGGTAACTTAGGACTTATTAAAGCAGCACAACGTTTTGATGAAACACGTGGTTTTAAATTCATTTCGTATGCCGTATGGTGGATTCGTCAATCTATATTACAAGCATTAGCAGAGCAATCTAGAATTGTACGTTTACCATTAAATAAAATTGGTTCTATAAACAAAATCAATAAGACTTTTGCATTTTTAGAACAAGCTCATGAACGTCCGCCAAGTCCAGAAGAAATAGCCAAAGAATTAGACATGACGATTAACGATGTTAAGGAGTCTATGAAAAATTCTGGTCGCCACGTTAGTATGGATGCTCCACTTGTAGAGGGAGAAGATTCTAACTTATACGACGTATTAAATAGTGGAGAATCTCCAAATCCAGATCGTGAGTTATTACACGAATCGTTACGTACAGAAATTGAGCGTGCACTAGAAACATTAACACCTCGAGAAGCAGACGTTATTCGTTTATATTTCGGTCTAGGAAATCAACATCCAATGACTTTAGAAGAAATAGGAGAAACATTCGATTTAACTCGTGAACGTGTTAGACAAATAAAAGAAAAAGCTATTCGTAGGTTGAAACATACCTCACGTAGCAAAATATTAAAAACATATTTAGGATAA
- a CDS encoding polyribonucleotide nucleotidyltransferase — MIPKVFKEVIDLGDGREISIETGKLAKQAHGSVVVTSGKCMLLCTLVSNYKQSDVDFLPLTVDYREKFAAAGRYPGGFFKREARPSDGEVLTMRLVDRVLRPLFPKDYHAETQVMIQLMSHDPEVMPDAMAGLAASAAIQLSDVPFETPISEARVGRINGEFIINPTRAQLEESDIDMMIGASADSVMMVEGEMLEISEEEMAEAIKFAHEAIKVQCAAQVKLAEAFGKKETREYEGEREDEAVEQKVKELTYDKVYAVAKKASAKHERSAAFEEIKAEVKASFTEEELEDFGDLVSKYFYKAEKAAIRDLTLNEGLRLDGRKTDEIRPIWCEVDYLPSTHGSSIFTRGETQALATVTLGTSREANQVDMPSFEGEERFYLHYNFPPFSTGEARPLRGTSRREVGHGNLAQRALKNMVPADCPYTVRVVSEILESNGSSSMATVCAGTMALMDAGVQLKKPVSGIAMGLITDVESGKYAVLSDILGDEDHLGDMDFKVTGTADGITACQMDIKVKGLSYEILVNALKQARDGRLHILGLITDTISEPNTDVKEHSPKMITRRIPNEFIGALIGPGGKVIQEMQKETGTTIVINEDPVTEEGIVEILGVGNEGIAAVQAKIDSILFKPQVGSVYEVKVIKMLDFGAVVEYMEAPGNEVLLHVSELAWERTENVSDVVNMGDVFDVKYFGTDPKTRKEKVSRKAILPKPEGYVARPPRDRDDRKPRDNRNRDNKRDDRKPREKRD, encoded by the coding sequence ATGATTCCAAAAGTTTTTAAAGAGGTTATAGACCTTGGTGATGGGAGAGAAATTTCCATCGAAACCGGAAAATTAGCGAAACAAGCTCATGGATCGGTTGTAGTAACATCTGGAAAATGTATGTTATTATGTACATTAGTTTCAAATTACAAACAAAGTGATGTAGACTTTTTACCATTAACGGTAGACTACAGAGAAAAATTTGCAGCAGCAGGTCGTTATCCTGGTGGTTTCTTTAAAAGAGAAGCAAGACCAAGCGACGGTGAAGTATTAACTATGCGTCTTGTAGACCGTGTTTTACGTCCATTATTCCCAAAAGATTACCACGCAGAAACTCAAGTTATGATTCAGTTAATGTCTCATGACCCTGAAGTTATGCCAGATGCAATGGCTGGATTAGCCGCATCTGCAGCTATACAATTATCTGATGTACCATTCGAAACACCAATCTCTGAAGCTAGAGTTGGTCGTATTAATGGTGAATTCATCATCAACCCAACAAGAGCACAATTAGAAGAATCTGACATCGATATGATGATTGGAGCATCTGCTGATTCTGTAATGATGGTTGAAGGTGAAATGTTAGAAATTTCTGAAGAAGAAATGGCTGAAGCAATTAAATTTGCTCACGAAGCTATTAAAGTACAATGTGCTGCTCAAGTAAAATTAGCAGAAGCTTTTGGTAAGAAAGAAACACGTGAGTACGAAGGAGAAAGAGAAGACGAAGCTGTAGAGCAAAAAGTTAAAGAATTAACTTACGATAAAGTGTATGCCGTTGCTAAAAAAGCATCTGCAAAACATGAAAGAAGTGCTGCTTTCGAAGAAATTAAAGCTGAAGTAAAAGCATCTTTTACTGAAGAAGAATTAGAAGACTTTGGTGACTTAGTATCTAAATATTTCTATAAAGCTGAAAAAGCTGCAATTAGAGATTTAACTCTAAATGAAGGTTTACGTCTAGATGGTCGTAAGACTGACGAAATTAGACCAATTTGGTGTGAAGTAGACTATTTACCTTCTACACACGGTTCTTCAATATTTACACGTGGGGAAACTCAAGCATTAGCAACAGTTACTTTAGGTACATCTAGAGAGGCTAACCAAGTAGATATGCCATCTTTTGAAGGTGAAGAGCGTTTCTATTTACATTACAACTTCCCTCCTTTTTCTACTGGTGAAGCGCGTCCGTTAAGAGGAACGTCTCGTCGTGAAGTTGGACACGGAAACTTAGCACAACGTGCTTTAAAAAATATGGTCCCTGCAGACTGTCCTTACACAGTACGTGTAGTGTCAGAAATTCTTGAATCTAACGGTTCGTCTTCTATGGCAACTGTTTGTGCAGGAACAATGGCGTTAATGGATGCTGGTGTGCAATTAAAGAAACCTGTTTCTGGTATTGCTATGGGATTAATTACAGATGTAGAATCTGGAAAATACGCTGTATTATCTGACATTTTAGGAGACGAAGATCACTTAGGTGACATGGACTTTAAAGTAACAGGAACTGCAGATGGTATTACTGCTTGCCAAATGGATATTAAAGTAAAAGGATTATCTTACGAAATTCTTGTAAATGCTTTAAAACAAGCTCGTGATGGTCGTTTACATATCTTAGGATTAATTACAGATACGATTTCTGAACCTAATACAGATGTAAAAGAACATTCTCCTAAAATGATTACTAGAAGAATTCCTAACGAATTTATTGGTGCATTAATTGGACCAGGAGGAAAAGTAATTCAAGAAATGCAAAAAGAAACAGGAACAACTATCGTAATAAACGAAGACCCTGTAACTGAAGAAGGTATTGTTGAAATTTTAGGTGTAGGTAATGAAGGAATTGCAGCTGTACAAGCTAAAATCGATTCTATATTATTTAAACCTCAAGTTGGTAGCGTTTACGAAGTAAAAGTTATTAAGATGTTAGATTTTGGAGCTGTTGTAGAATATATGGAAGCGCCAGGAAACGAAGTCTTATTACACGTAAGTGAGTTAGCTTGGGAACGTACTGAAAATGTTTCTGACGTTGTTAATATGGGAGATGTATTCGATGTTAAATATTTCGGAACAGACCCTAAAACACGTAAAGAAAAAGTATCTCGAAAAGCTATTTTGCCAAAACCAGAAGGTTATGTAGCAAGACCACCACGCGATCGTGATGATAGAAAACCTAGAGATAATAGAAATCGCGACAACAAACGTGATGATAGAAAACCTAGAGAAAAAAGAGATTAA
- the rpsO gene encoding 30S ribosomal protein S15, which yields MYLTKESKEELFAKHGKGKNDTGTAEGQIALFTHRINHLTEHLKKNRKDYNTERSLVKLVGKRRSLLDYLTKKDVLRYRAIVKELGLRK from the coding sequence ATGTATTTAACAAAAGAGTCTAAAGAAGAGCTTTTCGCAAAGCACGGTAAAGGAAAAAACGATACTGGTACTGCAGAAGGACAAATTGCGTTATTCACGCACAGAATTAATCACTTAACAGAACACTTAAAAAAGAATCGTAAAGATTATAATACTGAGCGTTCATTAGTAAAATTAGTAGGTAAGCGTAGATCATTACTTGACTACTTAACTAAGAAAGATGTCTTAAGATATCGTGCTATTGTTAAAGAATTAGGATTAAGAAAATAA
- the accD gene encoding acetyl-CoA carboxylase, carboxyltransferase subunit beta produces MSWFKRKTKGITTTTNEKKDTPKGLWYKSPTGKIVDTDELEENFYVSPEDGYHVRIGSKEYFEILFDDNTFKELDADLTSKDPLKFEDTKKYPDRLKAAQDKTRLKDAVRTAVGKSKGKDIVIACMDFSFIGGSMGSVVGEKIARAANYSIKNNIPLMIISKSGGARMMEAALSLMQLAKTSVKLAQLADAGIPYISLCTDPTTGGTTASFAMLGDINISEPGALIGFAGPRIVRDTTGKELPEGFQTAEFLLEHGFLDFITHRKDLKNRVNLYLDLITNQPVRA; encoded by the coding sequence ATGTCTTGGTTTAAAAGAAAAACAAAAGGTATTACTACCACCACCAACGAGAAGAAGGACACCCCTAAAGGCCTTTGGTATAAATCTCCAACTGGAAAAATAGTAGATACCGATGAATTAGAAGAAAATTTTTACGTGAGTCCTGAAGATGGATATCACGTTAGAATAGGAAGTAAAGAATACTTCGAAATATTATTCGACGACAATACGTTTAAAGAATTAGATGCTGATCTTACTTCTAAAGATCCACTAAAATTTGAAGACACTAAAAAGTATCCAGACCGTTTAAAAGCTGCTCAAGATAAAACCAGACTTAAAGATGCTGTAAGAACAGCAGTTGGTAAGTCTAAAGGGAAAGACATCGTTATAGCCTGTATGGACTTTAGCTTTATCGGAGGTTCAATGGGAAGTGTTGTTGGAGAAAAAATTGCACGTGCTGCAAACTATTCTATAAAAAACAATATTCCACTCATGATTATCTCTAAATCTGGAGGAGCTCGTATGATGGAAGCTGCACTATCTTTAATGCAATTAGCTAAAACTTCGGTTAAACTAGCACAATTAGCAGATGCAGGAATTCCTTACATTTCACTTTGTACAGACCCAACTACAGGAGGCACAACAGCCTCTTTTGCAATGTTAGGCGATATTAACATTAGTGAACCAGGAGCTTTAATAGGTTTTGCAGGCCCTAGAATTGTAAGAGACACGACAGGAAAAGAACTTCCTGAAGGTTTCCAAACGGCAGAATTCTTATTAGAACATGGCTTCCTAGACTTCATTACACACCGTAAAGATTTAAAAAACAGAGTTAACCTATATCTCGATTTAATTACAAATCAACCTGTAAGGGCTTAA
- the fbaA gene encoding class II fructose-bisphosphate aldolase, with translation MGHNIKPGVATGKEVQEIFKLAKEKGFALPAVNVIGSDTINGVLETAAALNAPVIIQFSNGGAVFNAGKGLSNENQKAAVAGAVAGAKHVHELSVAYGVPVILHTDHCAKKLLPWIDGMLDASEKHFAETGKPLFSSHMIDLSEESLEENMEICKSYLERMSKMGMTLEIELGITGGEEDGVDNTDVDDSKLYTQPEEVAYAYEELSKISDQFTIAAAFGNVHGVYKPGNVKLTPKILKNSQEYISKKYGVGHNHIDFVFHGGSGSTVEEIREGISYGVIKMNIDTDMQYAFMTGIRDYMKQNEAYLQAQIGNPDGADSPNKKYYDPRVWLRKGEETFVARLKKAFEDLNNVNTL, from the coding sequence ATGGGACACAATATTAAACCTGGAGTTGCTACCGGGAAAGAAGTACAAGAAATTTTTAAACTTGCTAAAGAAAAGGGATTCGCTCTTCCAGCTGTAAATGTAATTGGATCTGATACTATTAATGGTGTTCTAGAAACTGCAGCAGCTCTAAACGCTCCTGTAATTATTCAATTTTCTAACGGAGGTGCCGTTTTTAATGCTGGTAAAGGATTAAGTAACGAAAACCAAAAAGCAGCAGTAGCAGGTGCTGTGGCAGGTGCAAAACACGTTCATGAATTATCTGTAGCCTATGGCGTACCAGTTATATTACACACAGACCATTGTGCTAAAAAATTATTACCTTGGATAGACGGTATGTTAGATGCTAGTGAAAAACATTTTGCTGAAACAGGAAAACCATTATTCAGTTCTCACATGATTGATCTTTCTGAAGAGTCTTTAGAAGAAAACATGGAGATTTGTAAATCTTACCTAGAGCGTATGAGCAAAATGGGTATGACTTTAGAAATTGAATTAGGTATTACTGGTGGAGAAGAAGATGGTGTAGATAATACAGATGTAGACGATTCTAAATTATACACTCAACCAGAAGAAGTAGCTTACGCTTACGAAGAGTTAAGTAAAATAAGTGATCAATTTACAATTGCAGCAGCATTTGGAAATGTACACGGGGTTTACAAGCCAGGTAACGTAAAACTGACTCCAAAAATTTTAAAAAATTCTCAAGAATATATCTCTAAGAAATATGGTGTAGGACATAATCATATCGATTTCGTTTTCCATGGTGGATCAGGTTCAACTGTAGAAGAAATTAGAGAAGGAATTAGCTACGGTGTAATTAAAATGAATATCGATACAGACATGCAATATGCATTTATGACAGGTATTCGTGATTATATGAAACAAAACGAAGCCTATTTACAAGCACAAATAGGAAATCCAGATGGTGCAGATTCTCCAAATAAAAAATATTACGACCCTAGAGTTTGGCTAAGAAAAGGTGAAGAAACCTTTGTAGCACGCTTAAAAAAGGCATTTGAAGATTTAAATAATGTAAACACATTATAA
- the tamL gene encoding translocation and assembly module lipoprotein TamL, which translates to MKQRFSKIVLFILITGLITACNSIKNVSEGERLLVKNTIYVDSVRNTSEQIDNLLYQEPNKTMLGLPIRLYIYNLARPNIDSIIDTHLNKTAKHRERLERFLSKKQLSQYINSRKSLNAWLKTTGEAPSIINEPRAIKSVKRLEDYYINNGWFDVSASYDTILKPKQKVEIAYHVNRGTPYKIDSISTKIMSPVVDSIYNQNKRRSFIKKGERYTTDNFKSERDRITSNLRNNGIYQFSQDYVIFQVDTVETNKKMNVEVQIKNYSSSRNADSIQNGPFKVYKIKDVNIYTDNSHESREYSIKDTIKYNGYNLYSVQDKIAYKPKALTDAIFISPGNIFRDIDRTRTYKHLSELKTFRYPDINYIENPDTTLTANIFLTPLKKFNLDYSLEVSQSNIQIIGFTVSSSLLARNIFKGAETLELSGFATIGASDDAADDKDKFFDINELGADLKLTIPRIFFPINTDSLIPKTMSPTTRIGLSIASQTNVGLDKRSFTGSLNYNWRPKRGITQALDLFNAQYVRNLNPDNYFNVYSTSYDTLDDIAHDIDYIPSDEDLSIPDGTNEFIDEVLSDNPPNGISDDDIQTVNNIDERMIRLTENNLIVSSAYSFIKDSRRNPSDEDFFIFRFKLESAGNLLALGSKLSNSQKNEDNQYELFNVAYSQFIKTEFDYTKHWDLGHQNIFAIRAFFGIAIPYGNSNNIPFAKSFFAGGANDNRAWTAYDLGPGSSQSNDDFNEANLKLALNMEHRFNVFEDLYGALFVDVGNIWNVFDNVDDEFATFDNFSSLKDTAIGTGFGLRYDFSFLVFRFDIGFKTYDPSYSEGERWFKDYNFGNAVYNVGINYPF; encoded by the coding sequence TTGAAACAAAGGTTCTCAAAAATAGTATTATTTATTTTAATAACAGGTTTAATTACGGCATGTAATTCTATTAAAAACGTTAGCGAAGGAGAGCGTCTGTTAGTAAAAAACACGATTTACGTAGATAGCGTTCGTAATACTTCAGAACAAATAGATAATTTATTATATCAGGAGCCAAACAAGACCATGTTAGGTCTTCCTATACGATTATACATTTATAATTTAGCACGTCCAAACATCGATTCTATAATCGATACGCATTTAAACAAAACAGCAAAACATCGCGAACGTTTAGAACGTTTTTTATCTAAAAAACAGTTATCCCAATATATTAATTCTAGAAAAAGTCTAAATGCTTGGCTTAAAACAACTGGTGAAGCACCTTCTATAATTAACGAACCTCGCGCTATAAAATCTGTTAAGCGTTTAGAAGATTATTATATCAATAATGGTTGGTTTGATGTCAGCGCAAGCTACGACACCATACTAAAACCAAAACAAAAGGTTGAAATTGCATATCATGTAAACCGAGGAACACCATATAAAATCGACAGTATTTCTACCAAGATAATGTCTCCCGTTGTCGACTCGATTTACAATCAGAACAAAAGACGTTCTTTTATAAAAAAAGGAGAACGCTATACTACAGATAATTTTAAATCGGAGCGAGATAGAATCACTTCAAACCTAAGAAATAATGGTATTTATCAGTTTAGTCAAGACTATGTTATTTTTCAAGTTGACACTGTTGAGACTAATAAAAAAATGAATGTTGAAGTTCAAATTAAAAACTATAGCAGTAGTCGTAATGCCGATTCTATACAAAATGGCCCTTTTAAAGTTTATAAAATTAAAGATGTAAATATTTACACCGATAATTCTCATGAAAGCAGAGAGTACTCCATTAAGGATACTATAAAATATAACGGTTACAACTTATATAGCGTTCAAGACAAAATTGCTTATAAACCAAAAGCACTTACCGATGCCATTTTTATTAGCCCTGGAAATATATTTAGAGATATAGATCGTACACGTACCTATAAACACTTGAGTGAATTAAAGACATTTAGGTATCCAGATATTAATTATATAGAGAATCCAGATACCACACTTACGGCAAATATTTTTTTAACGCCACTTAAGAAATTTAATTTAGACTATAGCTTAGAAGTTTCGCAGAGTAACATTCAAATTATAGGTTTTACAGTATCGTCAAGTTTATTAGCTAGAAATATTTTTAAAGGTGCTGAGACTTTAGAATTATCAGGATTTGCTACTATTGGCGCATCAGATGATGCTGCGGATGATAAAGATAAATTTTTCGATATTAATGAATTAGGAGCTGATTTAAAACTCACAATACCAAGAATATTTTTCCCTATAAATACCGACAGTTTAATCCCTAAAACAATGTCGCCTACCACCCGAATAGGACTATCTATAGCAAGTCAGACCAATGTAGGACTAGACAAACGTTCATTTACAGGTTCTTTAAATTACAATTGGAGACCCAAACGAGGAATAACTCAAGCACTAGATTTATTTAACGCGCAATACGTTAGAAACCTTAATCCGGACAACTATTTTAATGTGTATAGCACATCTTATGATACTCTTGATGATATAGCCCATGACATAGATTATATTCCTAGCGATGAAGATTTATCTATTCCAGATGGTACTAATGAATTTATAGACGAAGTTTTAAGCGATAATCCGCCAAATGGCATTTCTGATGACGATATACAAACGGTTAACAATATCGATGAACGTATGATTCGTTTAACAGAAAATAACCTAATTGTATCTAGTGCATATTCCTTTATTAAGGACAGTCGTAGAAACCCATCCGATGAAGATTTTTTCATTTTCAGATTTAAGTTAGAATCTGCTGGTAACCTACTCGCTCTAGGGTCTAAACTTTCTAATAGCCAAAAAAACGAAGACAATCAATACGAATTATTTAATGTAGCCTATTCACAATTTATAAAGACGGAGTTCGATTACACAAAACACTGGGATTTAGGACACCAAAACATATTTGCTATTCGCGCTTTTTTCGGAATCGCAATACCTTATGGAAATTCAAACAATATCCCGTTTGCAAAAAGTTTCTTTGCCGGTGGTGCTAACGACAATCGTGCTTGGACCGCTTACGATTTAGGACCAGGAAGCTCACAAAGTAATGACGATTTTAACGAAGCTAACCTTAAATTAGCACTAAATATGGAACATCGTTTTAATGTTTTCGAAGATTTATACGGGGCCCTTTTTGTAGATGTTGGTAACATTTGGAACGTTTTCGATAATGTAGATGATGAATTTGCAACTTTCGATAATTTTAGCTCACTTAAAGACACGGCTATAGGAACAGGATTTGGGCTACGTTACGATTTTAGTTTTTTAGTTTTTAGATTTGATATCGGATTTAAAACCTACGACCCTTCTTATTCTGAAGGCGAAAGATGGTTTAAAGATTATAATTTTGGAAATGCCGTTTATAATGTCGGAATTAACTATCCGTTCTAA
- a CDS encoding RNA methyltransferase has translation MLSKNQIKLINKLKLKKHRVESNLFVAEGIKTIKELLQSDLKLQHVYATEPFNLESTKETLISETDLKRVSFLTTPNQALAVFEIPKSKPIDLSQLCVALDDVRDPGNLGTIIRLCDWFGIHNLICNKGTVDCFNPKVVQATMGSITRVNINYLDLESFLKEIDVPIYGAFMEGENVYTHKNLSETGVLVMGNEANGVSKTIEALITEKIAIPRFGELKETESLNVATATSILLSEFKRRSIEM, from the coding sequence ATGTTATCAAAAAATCAAATAAAATTAATTAATAAATTAAAACTTAAAAAGCATAGAGTAGAGTCCAATTTGTTTGTGGCTGAGGGGATTAAGACAATTAAAGAATTGTTGCAATCCGACTTAAAACTACAACATGTATACGCTACCGAACCTTTTAATCTGGAATCGACTAAAGAAACGCTTATTTCTGAAACCGATTTAAAACGGGTTAGCTTTTTAACGACACCAAATCAAGCGCTTGCTGTTTTCGAAATTCCGAAATCAAAACCTATAGACCTTTCTCAACTTTGCGTAGCATTAGACGATGTTCGTGATCCCGGAAATTTAGGTACAATTATTCGATTATGCGATTGGTTTGGTATACATAATTTAATATGTAATAAAGGCACGGTAGATTGTTTTAACCCAAAAGTTGTTCAGGCTACAATGGGGTCTATTACGCGAGTAAATATTAACTATCTAGATCTAGAATCGTTTTTAAAGGAAATAGATGTTCCTATTTATGGCGCATTTATGGAAGGAGAAAATGTTTATACACACAAAAATCTTTCGGAAACGGGGGTACTAGTAATGGGCAATGAAGCAAATGGAGTGTCTAAAACTATTGAAGCATTAATTACTGAAAAAATTGCTATTCCACGATTCGGTGAGCTAAAAGAAACGGAAAGTTTAAACGTAGCTACTGCAACATCTATTTTGTTAAGTGAGTTTAAACGCCGGTCTATTGAAATGTAA
- the porT gene encoding type IX secretion/gliding motility protein PorT/SprT: protein MKKLVVIVFFILISQSSFAQLFSRERILNNENFDKDRFSYGYFLGFNNYGFDFEYNEEINDENGRDVTDIQIEKSIGFSVGLLGNMRINDYFDLRFEPGLYITTRNLRYNKYHFQGYETTGTNGNNFTYDTYDFDEDPNGILDREVKSTYIHLPLLLKFSAKRINNFKPFIVGGLSMSLNLNSNEDNLEDNHSGQFRMTKHTYYYEIGAGIDFYLPYFKFTPSIRGVFAMNDELVRDYDPDSPWTGNISSMKTQGIFVNFTFQ from the coding sequence ATGAAAAAACTAGTTGTAATTGTATTTTTTATTCTGATTTCTCAATCAAGTTTCGCCCAATTATTTAGTCGTGAACGTATTTTGAATAATGAGAATTTCGATAAAGATAGATTTAGTTACGGCTATTTTCTAGGTTTTAATAATTACGGATTTGATTTTGAATATAATGAAGAAATAAATGATGAAAACGGTAGAGATGTCACCGATATTCAAATAGAAAAAAGCATAGGTTTTAGTGTAGGATTACTCGGAAACATGAGGATTAATGATTATTTCGATTTACGTTTCGAACCAGGTCTTTACATTACCACTAGAAATTTACGTTATAATAAGTATCACTTTCAAGGTTATGAAACCACAGGTACAAATGGAAACAATTTCACTTATGATACTTACGACTTTGATGAAGATCCAAACGGCATACTAGATAGAGAAGTAAAATCGACATATATCCATCTACCTCTTTTATTAAAATTTTCAGCAAAACGTATAAACAACTTTAAGCCTTTTATTGTTGGAGGTCTATCTATGTCTTTAAACTTAAATAGTAACGAAGACAATTTAGAAGACAACCATTCGGGGCAATTCAGAATGACAAAACACACCTATTATTACGAAATAGGTGCTGGTATAGATTTCTATTTACCATACTTTAAATTCACACCATCTATTCGAGGAGTATTCGCTATGAACGATGAGTTAGTTCGTGACTATGATCCTGATAGTCCCTGGACTGGCAATATATCTAGTATGAAAACGCAAGGTATTTTTGTAAACTTTACATTTCAATAG